From Echinicola soli, a single genomic window includes:
- the bshB1 gene encoding bacillithiol biosynthesis deacetylase BshB1: MKLDILAIAAHPDDAELSCSGTIAAHIKAGYKVGVLDLTKGEMGTRGTPEIRLEESAKAAELLELSARENLGFRDAFFKDDEAHHLEVVKIIRKYQPDIVLANAISDRHPDHGKGGSLATNACFISGLRKVETSLDGLDQQAWRPQYVYHYIQNNYIKPDFVFDITGFWDDKLASIKAFKSQFYDPTNDEPESFISSKEYFDFVEARAREFGHMINVKYGEGYTVEKMIGVTNLFDLK, translated from the coding sequence ATGAAATTAGATATACTGGCGATAGCAGCTCACCCTGATGACGCTGAGTTGTCTTGCTCAGGAACCATTGCCGCTCATATTAAGGCAGGGTATAAAGTAGGCGTTTTAGACCTTACCAAAGGTGAAATGGGAACGCGAGGAACGCCCGAGATCAGATTGGAGGAGTCCGCTAAAGCAGCTGAATTGCTAGAGCTGTCAGCTAGGGAAAACCTTGGTTTTAGGGATGCCTTTTTCAAAGATGATGAAGCCCATCATTTGGAAGTGGTAAAGATTATTCGAAAATATCAGCCAGACATTGTGCTTGCCAATGCCATCAGCGATCGTCATCCTGACCATGGAAAAGGCGGTTCATTGGCTACCAATGCCTGTTTTATCAGTGGCTTACGAAAAGTGGAAACATCTCTTGATGGCCTGGACCAGCAAGCATGGCGGCCACAGTATGTCTATCATTACATCCAAAACAATTATATCAAGCCTGATTTTGTGTTTGATATTACTGGTTTTTGGGATGATAAGTTGGCCAGTATAAAGGCGTTCAAATCGCAGTTTTATGACCCAACCAATGACGAACCCGAAAGCTTTATCAGCAGCAAGGAGTATTTTGATTTTGTAGAAGCCCGTGCACGGGAATTTGGTCACATGATCAATGTGAAATATGGTGAAGGATATACCGTAGAAAAAATGATAGGGGTCACAAACTTGTTTGATCTCAAATAG
- a CDS encoding M23 family metallopeptidase, which produces MGIRIIILLVTLNLCVGFSEAYAQIFPKIIKKDKTPAVKVPDARKLQTFDVEEYLYNLQKGTDSLIYQDRVDLRRRLSAVSEDTLTLIWAPTHQLAQVSEKIQIDSIWVTAYEYYSSWDSQRIDSYGFDPKGFKDTVMIKLYDPFHGTNWSSPLKETKINSEFGFRRYRWHHGTDLDLNRGDPVYSVFDGIVRMRSYDRYGYGYYLVVRHKNGLETLYGHLSKYNVEVGQEVKAGEVIAYGGSTGRSTGPHLHFEVRYQGLSINPTELFDFSVGRLKNSVYTVTSTSFEHIIKMRQAVYHRVRSGENLSVIANRYGTSVRTITRLNNISSRSILRVGQRLRIR; this is translated from the coding sequence ATGGGCATCAGAATAATCATTTTACTAGTGACATTAAATCTGTGTGTGGGCTTTTCGGAAGCTTACGCACAGATTTTTCCAAAGATCATAAAAAAGGACAAGACACCTGCTGTAAAGGTGCCTGATGCCCGTAAATTACAGACTTTTGATGTAGAGGAATATCTCTATAATTTACAGAAGGGAACCGATTCCCTTATCTACCAGGATCGTGTGGACCTTCGCAGGAGGCTATCAGCAGTGAGTGAAGATACGCTTACCTTGATATGGGCACCTACCCACCAACTGGCCCAAGTATCAGAAAAGATACAGATTGACAGCATCTGGGTTACCGCCTATGAATATTACTCTTCCTGGGACAGCCAGCGCATAGATAGTTATGGTTTTGATCCGAAGGGATTCAAGGATACGGTAATGATCAAGCTTTATGATCCCTTTCACGGTACCAATTGGAGTAGTCCGCTGAAGGAGACAAAAATCAATTCAGAATTTGGATTTAGAAGATATAGATGGCATCATGGTACTGATCTGGACCTGAACAGGGGAGATCCTGTCTACAGTGTATTTGATGGCATCGTGAGGATGCGCTCATACGATCGCTATGGTTATGGTTACTACCTTGTGGTACGACATAAAAATGGTTTGGAAACCCTCTACGGTCACTTGTCCAAGTATAATGTGGAAGTAGGACAGGAAGTAAAAGCCGGAGAGGTGATCGCTTATGGCGGGAGTACAGGAAGAAGTACAGGGCCACACCTTCATTTTGAGGTACGCTATCAAGGTTTGTCCATCAATCCTACTGAGCTATTTGATTTTTCTGTGGGAAGACTGAAAAACTCTGTATATACCGTCACGTCAACCAGTTTCGAACACATCATTAAAATGCGCCAGGCTGTTTATCACAGGGTAAGGAGCGGTGAAAACCTAAGTGTGATTGCAAATCGCTATGGAACGTCGGTGAGGACTATCACACGATTAAACAATATTTCTTCCAGATCCATCCTCCGTGTAGGTCAAAGATTGCGGATCAGGTAA
- the trxB gene encoding thioredoxin-disulfide reductase, with translation MNKEAEKIKVLIVGSGPAGYTAAIYASRAGLSPVLYTGGQPGGQLTITNDVENYPGYPEGVMGPQMMEDFKKQAERFGTDVRYGLVTAVDFSQRPHKVTVDDKDEILADTVIISTGASAKWLGLESETKLNGKGVSACAVCDGFFFKNQRVAVVGAGDTACEEASYLANICEKVYMLVRRDEMRASQIMQKRVTSNPKIEILWNTETEEILGEEEVTGVRVRNNQTDEAQELDVTGFFVAIGHKPNTDIFKDYLDMNKAGYINTQPGSTKTNIEGVFACGDAQDHIYRQAVTAAGTGCMSALDAERFLAEKELA, from the coding sequence ATGAATAAAGAAGCAGAAAAGATTAAAGTTCTAATTGTAGGATCTGGCCCGGCTGGATATACAGCAGCCATCTATGCATCCAGAGCAGGGCTGAGCCCAGTGCTATACACGGGTGGTCAACCAGGAGGTCAGCTTACCATCACCAATGATGTGGAGAATTATCCCGGATATCCGGAAGGAGTAATGGGGCCACAGATGATGGAAGATTTCAAGAAACAAGCTGAGCGGTTTGGCACCGATGTGCGTTATGGTTTGGTGACCGCAGTGGACTTTTCCCAGCGTCCCCATAAAGTAACCGTGGATGACAAAGACGAGATTTTGGCCGATACGGTCATTATATCTACTGGAGCATCTGCCAAGTGGCTGGGGCTAGAAAGTGAAACCAAGCTGAATGGTAAAGGAGTTTCTGCTTGTGCTGTTTGTGACGGATTTTTCTTTAAGAATCAAAGAGTAGCCGTCGTGGGAGCTGGTGACACTGCTTGTGAAGAGGCTTCCTATCTGGCCAACATCTGCGAGAAGGTATACATGCTGGTGCGTAGGGATGAGATGAGAGCATCTCAAATTATGCAAAAGCGTGTAACCTCAAACCCAAAAATAGAAATTCTTTGGAATACAGAAACAGAAGAAATTCTGGGAGAAGAGGAAGTAACTGGGGTTCGTGTGAGAAACAACCAAACTGATGAAGCGCAGGAATTGGATGTGACAGGTTTCTTTGTGGCAATCGGCCATAAGCCAAATACAGATATTTTTAAGGATTACCTGGATATGAATAAAGCAGGGTACATCAATACCCAGCCTGGCAGTACCAAGACAAACATAGAGGGGGTATTTGCATGTGGGGATGCCCAAGATCATATCTACAGGCAAGCGGTAACTGCTGCTGGTACGGGATGTATGTCAGCTCTGGATGCGGAGCGTTTTCTCGCAGAAAAAGAGTTGGCATAA
- a CDS encoding sigma-70 family RNA polymerase sigma factor translates to MRQLKISKQITNRESQSLDKYLQEIGKVDLLTADEEVVLAKRIREGDQLALEKLTKANLRFVVSVAKQYQNQGLSLGDLINEGNLGLIKAAQRFDETRGFKFISYAVWWIRQSILQALAEQSRIVRLPLNRVGSLNKISKTFSELEQRFEREPSPEELAEVLEVTAGEVVDTMKISGRHVSMDAPFVQGEENSLLDVLENDGEEKPDDGLMNDSLRKEVQRALSTLTQREADVITLYFGLNGEHAMTLEEIGEKFNLTRERVRQIKEKAIRRLRHTSRSKTLKPYLG, encoded by the coding sequence ATGAGGCAGCTTAAAATTAGCAAACAGATCACAAACCGTGAGAGTCAATCTCTCGATAAATATCTACAAGAGATTGGTAAAGTGGACCTTCTTACAGCAGATGAGGAGGTAGTACTTGCCAAGCGAATCCGAGAAGGTGATCAGCTTGCTCTTGAGAAATTAACAAAAGCAAACTTGAGGTTTGTGGTATCTGTGGCCAAACAATATCAAAATCAAGGTTTGTCATTAGGTGATCTAATCAATGAAGGAAACTTGGGACTTATCAAGGCTGCACAGCGTTTTGATGAGACCAGGGGCTTTAAATTTATTTCTTACGCCGTTTGGTGGATTAGACAATCCATTTTGCAAGCATTGGCAGAGCAATCCAGAATTGTGAGGCTTCCACTTAACCGTGTAGGATCCCTTAATAAGATCAGCAAAACTTTCAGTGAGCTGGAGCAGCGCTTTGAGCGTGAACCTTCACCGGAAGAATTGGCGGAAGTATTGGAGGTGACTGCAGGTGAAGTAGTGGATACGATGAAAATATCCGGCCGCCATGTGTCCATGGATGCCCCATTTGTACAAGGGGAGGAAAACAGCCTGTTGGATGTATTGGAAAATGACGGTGAAGAGAAGCCTGATGATGGTTTGATGAATGACTCCTTACGGAAGGAAGTACAGCGTGCGCTTTCTACGCTGACCCAGCGGGAAGCCGATGTCATCACGCTTTACTTTGGACTTAATGGAGAACATGCCATGACCTTGGAAGAAATCGGTGAGAAATTTAACCTTACCAGGGAGCGTGTACGTCAGATAAAGGAAAAAGCTATCCGAAGGTTACGACATACTTCTAGAAGTAAAACGTTAAAACCATATTTGGGGTAA
- the pnp gene encoding polyribonucleotide nucleotidyltransferase — protein sequence MLPNVISKTITLEDGREIIIETGALAKQADGSVVVKMGNAMLLATVVSKKEAGEGVDFLPMSVDYQEKFAASGKIPGGFLKREGRLSDYEILISRIVDRAIRPIFPDDYHADTQIMITLMSSDADVLPDCLAGLAASAALSVSDIPFNGPISEVRVAKIDGELVINPSPAALENASLEFIVAGSLDYILMVEGEADEISEDEMVEAMQFAHEEIKKHCQVQNELTKLVGKEQKREYCHEKEDKALFEKMRAELYDKCYEAVSKQVPNKTERSEAIDAIKKAFIESLGEEHEYEDDLIGPYFKKIHKEAARNLTLDEKKRLDGRKLDEVRPIWSVVDYLPSAHGSAVFTRGETQSVTTCTLGTKMDEQMVDGAVISGYNKFFLHYNFPAFSTGEVRPNRGPGRREVGHGNLAMRALRKVLPGEDQNPYTIRVVSDILESNGSSSMATVCAGSLAMMDAGIPIKSPVTGIAMGMISDANTGKYAILSDILGDEDHLGDMDFKVTGTEKGITACQMDLKVEGLDYNVLKEALYQAKDGRLYILEEISKTLAAPKPDLKPHTPRSYIMTIPKELIGAVIGPGGKVIQEIQKDTGATIVIEEVDNAGKINIFSNNQDSMDSAVGRIKAIVAQPEIGETYTGKVKNIMPFGAFVEFMPGKDGLLHISEIKWERLETMDGVLEPGEEIMVKLIDVDKKTGKFKLSRKALLPKPDKS from the coding sequence ATGTTACCAAATGTAATTTCAAAAACTATCACCCTTGAGGATGGTAGAGAAATCATTATTGAAACCGGTGCATTGGCCAAACAAGCAGACGGATCCGTCGTTGTGAAAATGGGCAATGCGATGCTATTGGCGACCGTCGTTTCAAAAAAAGAAGCTGGTGAAGGGGTGGATTTCCTCCCTATGTCAGTTGACTACCAAGAAAAATTCGCGGCATCAGGAAAAATTCCCGGGGGATTTTTAAAACGTGAAGGAAGACTTTCCGACTATGAAATCCTGATTAGCCGAATCGTAGACAGGGCCATTCGACCAATATTCCCTGATGACTATCATGCAGATACCCAGATCATGATCACACTGATGTCATCAGATGCGGATGTTCTTCCGGATTGTTTGGCGGGACTTGCGGCTTCAGCTGCTTTGTCCGTTTCTGACATTCCATTTAATGGTCCCATTTCTGAAGTGAGGGTAGCAAAGATCGACGGAGAATTGGTCATCAATCCATCACCCGCTGCGCTAGAGAATGCTTCCCTTGAATTTATCGTAGCCGGTTCCCTGGACTATATCCTAATGGTGGAAGGCGAAGCTGATGAAATCTCAGAAGATGAGATGGTAGAAGCGATGCAGTTTGCGCATGAAGAAATTAAGAAGCATTGTCAAGTGCAAAATGAACTTACCAAGCTTGTTGGTAAAGAACAAAAGCGTGAATACTGTCACGAAAAAGAAGACAAGGCACTTTTCGAGAAAATGAGAGCCGAGCTGTATGACAAATGCTACGAAGCAGTCAGTAAGCAAGTTCCCAATAAAACAGAAAGAAGCGAGGCCATCGATGCGATCAAAAAAGCATTCATCGAAAGCTTGGGAGAAGAGCATGAGTACGAGGACGATCTGATTGGCCCTTATTTCAAGAAAATACATAAAGAAGCTGCCAGAAACCTTACCCTAGACGAGAAGAAGCGTTTGGACGGAAGAAAGCTTGATGAAGTTAGGCCTATTTGGTCAGTGGTGGATTACCTGCCTTCAGCGCATGGATCCGCTGTATTTACAAGGGGAGAGACCCAATCCGTAACTACTTGTACCCTAGGTACCAAGATGGATGAGCAAATGGTAGACGGAGCGGTGATTTCTGGCTATAACAAATTCTTCCTTCACTATAATTTCCCAGCATTCTCCACAGGAGAGGTGAGACCAAATAGAGGACCGGGCAGAAGAGAAGTAGGACACGGAAACTTGGCCATGAGGGCCTTGAGGAAAGTGCTCCCAGGTGAGGATCAAAACCCATATACCATTCGTGTCGTATCAGATATATTAGAGTCTAACGGATCTTCTTCTATGGCGACAGTCTGTGCAGGTTCACTAGCCATGATGGATGCCGGTATTCCTATCAAGTCACCGGTGACCGGGATTGCCATGGGGATGATCTCTGATGCCAATACAGGTAAATACGCGATTTTGTCCGATATCCTTGGTGATGAAGACCACCTTGGCGATATGGACTTTAAAGTGACGGGAACGGAAAAAGGAATTACAGCTTGCCAAATGGACCTTAAGGTGGAAGGTTTGGACTACAACGTTTTGAAAGAAGCATTGTATCAAGCCAAAGATGGAAGACTGTACATTCTGGAAGAAATCAGTAAGACCCTTGCTGCTCCAAAACCGGACTTGAAGCCACATACACCAAGGTCTTATATCATGACCATTCCTAAGGAATTGATCGGTGCAGTGATTGGGCCAGGTGGCAAGGTAATACAGGAAATCCAAAAGGATACAGGAGCGACCATCGTCATCGAAGAAGTGGATAACGCTGGCAAGATCAATATTTTCTCTAACAACCAAGATTCCATGGACAGTGCTGTCGGCCGCATCAAGGCGATCGTGGCGCAGCCTGAGATTGGAGAGACTTATACTGGTAAAGTGAAAAACATTATGCCGTTTGGTGCGTTTGTAGAATTCATGCCGGGTAAGGATGGATTGTTGCACATCTCTGAAATCAAGTGGGAAAGACTTGAGACTATGGATGGTGTACTTGAGCCAGGCGAAGAAATTATGGTCAAGCTTATCGATGTCGATAAAAAGACTGGTAAATTCAAATTATCTAGGAAGGCATTATTGCCAAAGCCAGATAAATCTTGA
- the rpsO gene encoding 30S ribosomal protein S15 produces MYLTTEKKEELFKNHGRLKSDKDTGSPESQIALFTYRIKHLTDHLKSNKKDHSTRLGLLKLVGKRRSLLNYLYKNDIERYRAIIADLGLRK; encoded by the coding sequence ATGTATTTAACTACAGAGAAAAAAGAAGAGCTGTTTAAGAATCATGGTCGGTTAAAATCTGATAAAGACACAGGGTCTCCTGAGTCTCAGATTGCGCTATTCACTTACAGAATCAAGCACTTGACCGATCACCTAAAGAGCAACAAAAAAGATCACTCTACAAGATTAGGTCTTTTGAAACTAGTAGGTAAGCGCAGATCCCTGTTGAACTATCTTTACAAGAACGACATTGAAAGATACAGGGCGATCATCGCTGACTTAGGATTACGTAAATAA
- a CDS encoding LptF/LptG family permease, with the protein MKKLDKLILGSFIGPFLLTFIVVDFILLTVNMLKYFDEIFGKGLGFGVYMELISYFVISISPMALPLAVLLSALMTFGNLGEHFELTAIKSSGISLLRALLPIGVFVLVLSFAAFYSNNYLVPKVNLKTFSLLYDIRMKSPALDIKEGVFYNGMPGYSIKVNEKIDDVRLRDIIIYDHTGNSGNNVVILADSGRMEPFFNDRYMKLTLYNGYNYNEENPKRGIRGKPAPFTRTKFDVNEIVFSLDAFEMNRTPEKLWSSNRSIKDISEIKMDVDSMSNQLVNYQYYNYAQLKSAYSFFTKQREIEIPEDLQRKKAIVDSLKTLQWQEKRENEQEKGGMSRLSSPSEEGNIQEDEEERNPNERQITIDNGEEDIESIDTAKENDTVEEIPERSIAEQREPEQAPKVDSASRREADKLIAEKKEREEAIKTAYKNFTDVQVAKIDSVMVAGNYMNRAATIGLQSARTLKNNFSSNQGNVENLSREKRRFQVSWYQKYTQAFACIVMFMIGAPLGAIIKKGGLGMPVLVSIIFFIIFYILTMTGEKWAKEGITNPLFGTWFSNLTLLPIGFFFLRQARKDARIFESDVYYAFVERIKGRFNIKSRKK; encoded by the coding sequence ATGAAGAAATTAGATAAATTGATTTTAGGGTCTTTTATTGGCCCATTTTTATTAACGTTCATAGTAGTAGATTTTATTCTACTGACGGTCAACATGCTCAAATATTTCGACGAAATCTTTGGAAAAGGATTGGGATTCGGAGTATATATGGAGCTGATCAGTTATTTTGTCATTTCTATATCTCCGATGGCACTGCCCTTGGCGGTTTTGCTCTCTGCACTGATGACTTTTGGCAACTTGGGAGAGCACTTTGAGTTGACGGCGATCAAAAGCAGTGGAATATCGCTGTTGAGGGCCTTACTGCCCATTGGTGTGTTCGTCCTGGTACTTTCTTTTGCAGCATTTTATTCCAACAATTATCTGGTGCCTAAAGTAAACCTGAAAACCTTCAGTTTACTATACGACATCAGGATGAAGTCGCCGGCCTTGGACATAAAAGAAGGTGTCTTTTATAATGGAATGCCAGGGTATAGTATCAAGGTAAATGAAAAGATCGACGATGTCAGGCTACGGGATATCATTATTTATGATCATACAGGAAACAGTGGAAACAATGTCGTCATTCTGGCTGATTCGGGTAGGATGGAACCTTTTTTTAATGATCGCTACATGAAGCTCACCCTTTACAATGGGTACAATTACAATGAAGAGAATCCCAAAAGGGGTATCAGGGGCAAACCTGCTCCATTTACCAGGACAAAGTTTGATGTCAATGAAATAGTCTTTAGCCTAGATGCTTTTGAGATGAACAGGACACCTGAAAAACTATGGTCCTCAAACCGATCGATTAAGGACATCAGTGAAATTAAAATGGATGTGGACAGCATGTCAAATCAGCTGGTGAATTATCAATACTACAACTATGCGCAATTAAAGTCAGCCTATTCATTTTTCACGAAGCAAAGGGAAATCGAGATTCCGGAAGATCTTCAGCGAAAAAAGGCGATAGTGGATTCACTAAAAACACTTCAATGGCAGGAGAAGAGAGAGAATGAACAGGAAAAAGGAGGGATGTCCCGACTTTCATCCCCATCCGAGGAGGGAAATATACAGGAGGATGAGGAAGAGCGAAATCCAAATGAGCGGCAAATTACCATAGATAACGGAGAGGAAGATATAGAGTCGATCGATACCGCAAAGGAAAACGATACTGTAGAAGAAATACCCGAGAGATCGATTGCTGAGCAGCGTGAGCCTGAACAAGCTCCTAAAGTAGACAGTGCCTCCAGAAGAGAGGCAGATAAGCTGATCGCTGAAAAGAAAGAGCGGGAAGAAGCCATCAAAACAGCCTATAAGAATTTCACAGATGTACAGGTGGCAAAAATCGATTCGGTAATGGTAGCTGGGAATTATATGAACAGAGCTGCCACCATTGGTCTACAGAGTGCCAGAACGCTCAAAAATAACTTTAGCAGTAACCAAGGGAACGTAGAAAACCTTTCTCGTGAGAAGAGGAGGTTCCAGGTCTCATGGTACCAAAAGTACACTCAGGCATTTGCCTGTATCGTGATGTTTATGATTGGGGCTCCACTAGGGGCAATCATTAAGAAAGGAGGACTGGGAATGCCCGTACTGGTTTCGATCATTTTCTTTATCATTTTTTATATACTGACCATGACTGGGGAAAAATGGGCAAAAGAGGGGATAACCAATCCGCTGTTTGGAACATGGTTCTCTAATTTGACCCTATTGCCCATTGGCTTTTTCTTTTTGCGACAAGCCAGAAAAGATGCGCGAATATTCGAATCAGATGTGTATTATGCTTTTGTGGAGCGTATTAAGGGTCGTTTTAACATTAAATCGCGTAAAAAGTGA
- a CDS encoding START-like domain-containing protein codes for MVKNKFVADYQINASKKIIFPYISTASGLSEWFADDVSIDQDKNFHIEYDGVDHYARIIAIRTNHLVKFEFFDPTMPEEEDHAFVEFRLEENELTQTMFLKVIDYNDGYDDDEQEKIWEGLIMTLKEIIGG; via the coding sequence ATGGTTAAGAATAAGTTTGTAGCTGACTATCAGATAAATGCTTCAAAAAAGATTATTTTCCCTTATATAAGTACCGCTAGTGGGCTTTCGGAGTGGTTTGCGGATGATGTTAGTATCGACCAGGATAAAAATTTCCACATCGAATATGATGGAGTGGATCATTACGCACGGATAATAGCTATCAGAACCAATCACTTGGTTAAATTTGAATTCTTCGACCCTACTATGCCAGAAGAAGAGGATCATGCTTTTGTCGAGTTCAGATTGGAAGAAAATGAACTTACCCAAACGATGTTTTTGAAAGTGATAGATTATAATGATGGATATGATGATGATGAGCAAGAAAAAATTTGGGAAGGGCTTATTATGACCCTCAAAGAAATTATAGGTGGATAA
- the rplT gene encoding 50S ribosomal protein L20: MPRSVNAVASRARRKKVLKATRGYFGRGSNVWTVAKNKYEKGLQYAYRDRKAKKREFRKLWIQRINAGAREHGISYSQLMGMLKKAEVELNRKVLADLAMNHPEAFKAVVEKVK; encoded by the coding sequence ATGCCAAGATCAGTAAACGCAGTAGCGTCAAGAGCAAGAAGAAAAAAAGTATTAAAGGCTACTAGGGGTTATTTCGGAAGAGGTAGCAACGTATGGACAGTAGCAAAAAACAAATACGAAAAAGGTTTACAGTACGCGTATAGGGATAGAAAAGCTAAGAAGAGAGAATTCAGAAAGCTTTGGATCCAGCGTATCAATGCCGGTGCCAGAGAACATGGCATTTCTTATTCACAATTAATGGGGATGTTGAAAAAAGCGGAAGTTGAGCTAAACAGAAAAGTATTGGCCGACCTAGCGATGAATCATCCTGAGGCATTTAAAGCTGTAGTTGAAAAAGTAAAGTAA
- the rpmI gene encoding 50S ribosomal protein L35 — protein MPKVKTKSSAKKRFKLSGSGKIRRKHAYKSHILTKKATKRKRNLTKMGEVHESDVNRVKDMLRI, from the coding sequence ATGCCTAAAGTAAAAACTAAATCAAGTGCAAAAAAACGATTCAAACTAAGTGGATCAGGGAAAATTAGAAGGAAGCATGCTTACAAAAGCCACATCCTGACAAAGAAAGCCACCAAAAGAAAGAGAAATCTTACTAAAATGGGTGAAGTTCATGAGTCAGATGTGAACAGAGTAAAGGACATGTTGAGGATCTAA
- the infC gene encoding translation initiation factor IF-3, with protein sequence MRGRKPFKPRREEPYKVNQKIRAREVRVVGDFVEGGNVVMSTEEAIKIARQQDLDLVEISPNADPPVCKVIDYAKFKYEQKKKQKEIKANAAKTVLKEIRFGPNTDDHDFDFKLKHAINFLKDGAKVKAYVHFVGRSIVFKERGEMLLLKFAQSLEEYGQVEQLPKMEGKRMNMFVAPKASKK encoded by the coding sequence TTGAGAGGAAGAAAACCGTTTAAACCGAGACGAGAGGAACCATATAAAGTAAACCAAAAGATCCGCGCCAGAGAAGTAAGGGTAGTAGGGGATTTTGTAGAAGGTGGCAATGTGGTCATGTCTACAGAAGAAGCTATCAAAATTGCCCGGCAGCAGGATCTGGATCTCGTCGAAATTTCTCCAAACGCTGATCCACCTGTATGTAAGGTGATAGATTATGCAAAGTTCAAATATGAGCAGAAGAAAAAGCAGAAGGAAATCAAAGCCAATGCTGCTAAGACTGTGCTGAAAGAAATCAGGTTTGGCCCTAACACGGACGACCATGATTTTGACTTTAAATTGAAGCATGCCATCAACTTCCTGAAAGATGGGGCAAAAGTGAAGGCTTACGTACACTTTGTAGGGCGTTCGATTGTCTTTAAGGAAAGAGGAGAGATGCTGTTGTTGAAGTTTGCACAGTCACTCGAGGAATATGGGCAGGTAGAACAGCTTCCCAAAATGGAAGGTAAGCGGATGAATATGTTTGTTGCTCCTAAAGCAAGTAAGAAATAA